A single region of the Metarhizium brunneum chromosome 6, complete sequence genome encodes:
- the RTG2_0 gene encoding Retrograde regulation protein 2, with translation MPPSDIITLETLHEKLPRWHPNYENHLHAIVDMGSNGIRFSITSLKPPTTRLLEPVYSSRVAISLFDALTSSDRGPIFPSETIKAVASALSGFRHIAVMHGVPQSQIMILATEAMRRAVNGGQLLEAIAAETDGLGVQILDPAAETLFGAVLGSRSGLVSVHNGALFLDLGGGSVQMTWVDTSKDNYEIEAAMAGQSLPYGAAKLAKVLDGQSTTVQAEEICALQNGIAGIYSNLCARFPALRAIKEAYDRGEDASVDVYMCGGGFRGYGSMLMHNDPISPYPIPSTHTYSVPGSQFKQPTKMRQVNDEYDGKIYGMSKRRRQQFPAIATVIESFIAVVPNIRRVTFCGGSNRQGVLFMKMPKDVRESNPLEVLANVTKTEGPLFNAILGLLSASIPETQDDLNNIPTIFSPGLGALFVRQIWSRAGHSSNSNSSSALHHAIIRDPDCPGLTHLARALLALTACARWGNDIGPSDEILWRGLKGVIESHHPDAMFWTLYIGAVANMLATLFPVMPQNARELLSAVRLNSKISKNKAEKHKVELTVSLSAQIMKHVNLEDLSATMKNTTKIKGEKGKYKSTVQFSNLS, from the exons ATGCCTCCGTCGGATATCATAACCCTGGAGACCCTCCACGAGAAACTCCCACGATGGCATCCCAACTATGAAAACCATCTCCATGCCATTGTTGACATGGGAAG TAATGGAATCCGATTTTCAATTACGTCCTTAAAACCTCCTACCACGAGGCTCCTTGAACCGGTCTACTCCAGTCGGGTAGCCATATCTCTCTTCGATGCTTTGACGTCTTCGGATCGGGGGCCAATATTTCCCTCTGAAACTATCAAGGCCGTCGCATCTGCCCTATCGGGATTCCGCCACATAGCTGTTATGCATGGTGTGCCCCAATCGCAAATTATGATTTTGGCCACGGAGGCGATGCGGCGTGCCGTGAATGGAGGTCAATTGCTGGAGGCCATTGCAGCTGAAACCGATGGCCTTGGCGTGCAAATTCTTGATCCTGCCGCGGAAACCTTGTTTGGTGCTGTTCTGGGATCAAGAAGCGGCTTGGTTTCGGTGCACAATGGCGCATTATtcctcgacctcggcggTGGCAGCGTACAAATGACATGGGTTGATACCAGCAAGGACAATTATGAAATCgaagctgccatggccggccAGAGCCTTCCGTACGGTGCGGCAAAGCTCGCAAAGGTTCTTGACGGGCAGTCAACTACGGTCCAGGCCGAGGAGATTTGCGCCTTGCAAAACGGGATTGCAGGCATATATTCTAACCTATGTGCCAGGTTCCCTGCCCTCCGAGCCATAAAGGAAGCATATGATAGGGGGGAAGACGCATCCGTCGATGTGTACATGTGCGGTGGTGGATTTCGCGGCTACGGAAGCATGTTGATGCACAACGACCCAATCTCACCCTACCCAATTCCTTCAACCCATACGTATTCTGTCCCAGGCTCTCAGTTCAAGCAGCCAACCAAGATGCGCCAAGTCAACGATGAGTACGATGGGAAGATTTATGGCATGTCAAAACGGCGTCGTCAGCAGTTCCCGGCCATTGCCACGGTTATTGAATCGTTTATCGCCGTCGTGCCCAATATCCGCCGCGTGACCTTCTGTGGCGGCTCAAATAGGCAGGGTGTCCTTTTTATGAAGATGCCCAAAGATGTCCGGGAAAGCAATCCCTTGGAGGTCTTGGCAAATGTCACAAAGACGGAGGGGCCGCTGTTTAATGCCATCTTGGGCTTGCTTTCAGCGTCAATACCAGAGACTCAGGACGACCTGAACAATATTCCGACTATTTTTTCTCCTGGGCTAGGAGCTCTATTTGTTAGGCAAATTTGGTCTCGGGCCGGTCACAGCTCTAACAGCAATAGCTCGAGTGCTCTTCACCATGCTATTATCCGCGACCCAGATTGTCCGGGCCTGACGCATCTCGCTCGTGCCTTGTTAGCTTTGACAGCTTGCGCCAGATGGGGCAACGACATCGGTCCTTCCGACGAAATTCTCTGGCGCGGTCTGAAAGGAGTGATTGAAAGCCATCATCCAGATGCCATGTTCTGGACTCTCTACATTGGTGCTGTGGCGAACATGCTCGCAACTCTGTTTCCCGTCATGCCCCAAAATGCGAGGGAGCTTCTTTCAGCTGTCAG ACTCAATTCGAAGATTTCCAAAAACAAAGCAGAAAAACACAAAGTGGAATTAACCGTCAGCCTATCAGCCCAGATCATGAAACACGTCAATCTTGAGGACCTCTCTGCCACAATGAAAAACACAACCAAGATTAAGGGAGAGAAAGGAAAGTATAAATCAACCGTTCAATTTTCCAACTTGTCATGA